From a single Bryobacter aggregatus MPL3 genomic region:
- a CDS encoding GMC family oxidoreductase, translated as MVTDYIVVGGGAAGCVVAARLSELRQLNVLLLEAGVADPGPEARVPLSWRKALGGPLDWNLQTEEEPYLERKRLAYPRGKALGGSTALYAGIYAKGDRYDYDAWRELGNAGWGWDYVSPYFEKSLKQGLPVETLRKLHPFTTEFLKQGTSEGAEACEVMQRNGKKPTAADIFLERPMKDRPNLTVVSGANVVRVLLEEGRARGVEVLRDGKIERFNARYEVVLCAGAIQTPTILLRSGIGPASHLEDSGVQVLVDLPGVGENLQDHVRAGQEFFAAAPPQLASNPGLMDQIRYWISGIGPLSSPVVEALAYLKSYPEAPAPDLQLNFVPRTSRANGFTLWTVLLRPFSRGYLRLRSADPNDGPLIRLNVLEEPEDRRTLERGMARARAIGERMGSAQPEITYDVMWHACGTCRMGSDRMAVVDSDLKVHEVPGLRIIDASIMPIIPSGNTLAPTLMVAERGADFIRC; from the coding sequence TTGGTAACCGACTACATCGTAGTGGGCGGAGGCGCAGCAGGCTGCGTCGTGGCCGCCCGCTTGAGTGAATTGCGCCAGTTGAATGTCCTGCTTCTCGAAGCAGGCGTCGCCGATCCAGGACCGGAAGCGCGGGTCCCCCTCTCGTGGCGAAAGGCCCTCGGCGGCCCTCTCGATTGGAATCTGCAAACCGAAGAAGAACCCTATCTCGAACGCAAGCGGCTCGCCTACCCGCGCGGCAAGGCGCTGGGTGGCTCCACCGCTCTCTATGCCGGCATCTATGCCAAAGGCGATCGCTACGACTACGACGCGTGGCGGGAACTGGGCAATGCCGGTTGGGGCTGGGATTATGTCTCGCCTTATTTTGAGAAGAGCTTGAAGCAAGGCCTGCCCGTCGAGACCTTGCGCAAGCTACACCCCTTCACCACCGAGTTCCTGAAACAGGGCACGAGCGAAGGGGCGGAAGCCTGCGAGGTGATGCAGCGCAACGGCAAGAAGCCTACCGCGGCCGACATCTTTCTCGAACGCCCGATGAAGGATCGCCCGAACCTGACGGTGGTCAGCGGAGCGAATGTCGTCCGGGTGCTCCTTGAAGAGGGACGTGCCCGCGGCGTCGAGGTGTTGCGCGACGGCAAGATCGAACGATTCAATGCCCGCTATGAAGTGGTGCTGTGCGCCGGAGCCATCCAGACGCCCACCATTCTTTTGCGCAGCGGCATCGGACCAGCTTCTCATCTCGAGGACAGCGGCGTACAGGTGCTGGTGGATCTGCCGGGTGTCGGCGAGAATCTGCAGGATCATGTCCGCGCCGGACAGGAATTCTTTGCCGCTGCCCCGCCCCAGTTGGCCAGCAACCCTGGCCTGATGGATCAGATTCGCTATTGGATCTCCGGCATCGGCCCACTGAGTTCACCCGTCGTCGAAGCGCTGGCCTATTTGAAGAGTTATCCAGAAGCCCCGGCGCCCGACCTGCAACTCAACTTTGTCCCGCGCACCTCGCGAGCCAATGGTTTTACCCTCTGGACCGTGCTTTTGCGTCCTTTCAGCCGGGGCTATCTCCGGCTCCGCAGCGCCGACCCGAACGACGGTCCGCTCATCCGCCTGAACGTCCTTGAAGAACCGGAAGACCGCCGCACTCTTGAGCGCGGCATGGCCCGGGCTCGCGCCATCGGCGAACGCATGGGCAGCGCGCAACCCGAGATCACCTACGATGTCATGTGGCATGCCTGCGGCACCTGCCGGATGGGTTCCGACCGGATGGCCGTCGTCGACAGCGATCTCAAGGTGCATGAAGTGCCGGGTTTGCGCATCATCGACGCGAGCATCATGCCGATTATTCCCAGTGGAAATACATTGGCCCCCACGCTCATGGTTGCAGAGCGGGGGGCCGACTTCATTCGTTGCTAA
- a CDS encoding fumarylacetoacetate hydrolase family protein gives MKLLMFERPGGPPEAGVLAANGSEIVPLAGAGFSCVYSIVQGGATALAKVKDFAGSASARVPLESVRILAPIHRPPKFICIGLNYRDHAIESNMAIPEIPTVFNKFPSVVIGPGDNIVLPKMSEKPDYEAEFAFVIGKTGKNIKGEDWRDYVFGYTNVNDVSARDIQLKGTTQWLMGKTFDTFAPMGPYLVTADEVPDPHNLNVKLTLNGEVMQNSSTKELIFNIPQLLEYLSSVFTLEPGDIVSTGTPPGVGMAKKPNPVFLKPGDHCIVEVEGLGQLHNPVVGE, from the coding sequence ATGAAACTTCTCATGTTCGAGCGCCCCGGCGGTCCGCCGGAAGCGGGCGTTCTCGCAGCCAATGGCTCGGAGATCGTTCCTCTGGCCGGAGCTGGCTTTTCCTGCGTTTATTCGATTGTTCAGGGTGGGGCGACTGCTCTGGCCAAGGTGAAAGACTTCGCGGGCAGCGCCAGTGCTCGTGTCCCGCTCGAGAGTGTCCGCATTCTTGCGCCCATTCATCGTCCTCCGAAATTCATCTGCATCGGACTCAACTACCGCGATCACGCAATTGAGTCGAACATGGCCATCCCTGAGATCCCTACGGTGTTCAATAAGTTTCCGAGTGTGGTCATTGGCCCCGGCGACAACATCGTCCTGCCGAAAATGTCGGAGAAACCGGACTACGAAGCCGAATTTGCCTTCGTCATCGGCAAGACCGGCAAGAATATCAAGGGCGAAGACTGGCGCGACTATGTGTTCGGCTACACCAATGTGAACGATGTCAGTGCGCGTGACATCCAATTGAAGGGCACGACGCAGTGGCTGATGGGCAAGACCTTTGACACCTTCGCCCCGATGGGGCCCTATCTGGTCACCGCTGACGAGGTGCCCGATCCGCACAATCTGAATGTCAAGCTCACCCTGAATGGCGAAGTAATGCAGAACAGCTCCACCAAAGAGCTGATCTTCAACATCCCGCAGTTGCTCGAATATCTATCGAGTGTGTTTACGCTTGAGCCGGGCGACATTGTCTCCACCGGCACGCCTCCCGGCGTGGGCATGGCCAAGAAGCCGAACCCGGTCTTCCTCAAGCCCGGCGATCATTGCATCGTCGAGGTGGAAGGTCTCGGCCAGTTGCACAATCCCGTCGTCGGCGAATAG
- a CDS encoding SAM-dependent methyltransferase, with protein sequence MKILMATILTAGAIFAQKPEIHPNQLAPYVPSPYLIVDRMLELAKIKPGEKVYDLGSGDGRVVIAAAQKYDAKAVGIELSSRLVKSSQEEVKRLGLSDRVHLIHGDVFDADLSEADVVILYLLRDSNNTLKPKLEKSLKPGARVISHDYEIEGWKANQEEKVDAFRRGHKIYVYKMPPQK encoded by the coding sequence ATGAAAATCCTGATGGCGACGATACTGACGGCCGGTGCGATCTTTGCGCAAAAGCCCGAGATCCATCCGAATCAGCTGGCGCCGTATGTGCCGAGCCCTTATCTTATCGTCGACCGGATGCTCGAATTGGCCAAGATCAAGCCCGGCGAAAAAGTGTATGACCTCGGAAGTGGCGATGGCAGGGTGGTGATTGCGGCCGCACAGAAGTACGATGCCAAGGCGGTGGGGATTGAGCTGTCTTCCCGGCTGGTCAAATCGAGTCAGGAGGAAGTCAAGCGCCTCGGACTGAGTGACCGGGTGCACCTGATCCATGGGGACGTCTTTGATGCTGACCTCTCGGAAGCCGATGTCGTGATTCTCTATCTGTTGCGCGACAGCAACAACACGCTGAAGCCCAAACTGGAGAAGAGTCTCAAGCCCGGGGCGCGGGTCATCTCGCACGATTATGAGATTGAGGGCTGGAAGGCAAATCAGGAAGAAAAGGTGGATGCTTTCCGCCGCGGCCACAAAATTTACGTCTACAAGATGCCTCCCCAGAAATAG
- a CDS encoding carbohydrate kinase family protein encodes MSEFDVVGIGLNATDTLIIVPHFPSYAGKGPFTHEILSPGGQVASAMVTCAKLGLRTKYIGTVGDDERGRIQIESLQGSGINLDHVQQRKGCQNQSAYIIIDQSTGERTVFWQRPDCLRLDPSEIDESMIKSSRLLHIDGHDTPAMEKAARIAREHGIPVTVDVDTIYKGFERVLPYVDYLIASSEFPIQWTHQSDPLKALELIQEEYGIHCAAMTLGAHGTLARVAGKFHYSPAFVVNCVDTTGAGDVFHGGFCYGVLAGWEIQQVLDFSNAMAALNCTAIGARGGIADKEKALALMARADRRVMDEIQRRL; translated from the coding sequence ATGTCCGAGTTTGACGTCGTTGGCATCGGCTTGAATGCCACCGATACCCTGATCATCGTTCCCCACTTCCCTTCTTACGCCGGCAAGGGGCCTTTTACCCATGAAATTCTGAGTCCGGGAGGGCAGGTGGCAAGCGCAATGGTGACCTGCGCGAAGCTCGGATTGCGGACCAAGTACATTGGAACCGTCGGCGACGACGAGCGTGGCCGCATCCAGATCGAGAGCCTGCAGGGATCGGGGATCAACCTCGATCATGTCCAGCAACGCAAAGGCTGCCAGAACCAGAGCGCCTACATCATCATCGACCAGTCCACCGGCGAGCGCACCGTTTTCTGGCAACGGCCGGACTGTCTCCGGCTCGATCCCAGTGAGATCGACGAGTCGATGATCAAGTCCTCACGCCTCCTCCACATTGATGGCCACGATACCCCGGCCATGGAGAAGGCCGCACGGATTGCGCGGGAGCATGGAATTCCGGTCACCGTCGATGTCGACACCATTTACAAGGGCTTTGAGCGCGTCCTGCCCTATGTCGACTACCTGATTGCCTCAAGCGAGTTCCCGATCCAATGGACCCACCAGAGCGACCCGTTAAAAGCGCTCGAGCTGATCCAGGAAGAGTACGGGATCCACTGCGCCGCCATGACCTTAGGGGCGCATGGCACTCTCGCGCGCGTGGCCGGAAAGTTTCACTATTCGCCTGCCTTTGTCGTCAATTGCGTCGACACCACCGGTGCTGGCGATGTCTTCCACGGGGGCTTCTGCTACGGTGTGTTGGCGGGCTGGGAGATCCAGCAGGTTCTCGACTTCTCGAATGCGATGGCAGCATTAAACTGCACAGCGATTGGCGCCCGCGGCGGCATTGCCGATAAGGAAAAGGCGCTAGCCTTGATGGCACGGGCAGACAGGCGCGTGATGGACGAGATTCAAAGGAGACTCTAG
- a CDS encoding rhomboid family intramembrane serine protease: MFPLRDSLRSETMPLVTVALILANLLAFFYELTLDDYTLHYFLSHWGTVPSHFQFLDIFTSMFLHGGWMHVLGNMWFLWIFGDNIEDILGHGQYLVFYLLCGVAGGLLHVYFNPESSVPAIGASGAISGVMGAYLVSFPHARVHTLVIFIFFITTIDVPAFLMIGYWFVVQLFSGVGQLANASANGGGTAWFAHVGGFLAGVILIRLMPTRRRSALRLEDRW; encoded by the coding sequence GTGTTCCCGCTCCGGGATTCACTGCGTAGCGAAACGATGCCGCTGGTTACAGTGGCGTTGATCCTTGCCAATCTGCTTGCGTTCTTCTATGAGCTCACGCTCGATGACTATACGCTCCACTACTTTCTGTCGCATTGGGGAACCGTCCCCAGCCATTTCCAGTTCCTTGATATTTTCACCTCCATGTTTCTGCACGGCGGCTGGATGCACGTGCTGGGGAACATGTGGTTTTTGTGGATCTTTGGCGACAACATTGAGGACATCCTGGGCCACGGGCAGTACCTGGTCTTCTACTTGTTGTGCGGGGTTGCAGGCGGACTGCTGCACGTCTACTTCAATCCCGAATCGAGTGTACCGGCGATTGGCGCCAGCGGAGCGATCTCCGGCGTCATGGGAGCTTATCTGGTGAGCTTTCCCCATGCCCGGGTGCATACGCTGGTGATCTTCATCTTTTTCATCACGACGATTGATGTGCCGGCCTTCTTGATGATCGGCTATTGGTTTGTCGTGCAGCTCTTCAGCGGGGTGGGCCAACTCGCGAATGCATCCGCCAACGGTGGCGGCACGGCCTGGTTTGCACATGTCGGCGGCTTTCTCGCCGGCGTAATTTTGATCCGGTTGATGCCAACGCGACGCCGTTCGGCTCTCCGGTTGGAGGATCGATGGTAA
- a CDS encoding PIG-L family deacetylase, which produces MVRRMASQYLDNLPEVDVAAMLAHPGTAEFYCGGTIAKLSRAGKRVAILDLTSGEAGSFSQSDLKLDEADRAAATLGVVWRGSAGFPDGRLEDTIMSRMSVTGEVKRLKPKVLIATHWEDRHPDSLAASLLVENAAYLAGLSKLDDYLAPHRTERVVFAGGASSAPSFVVDVTEFWDKKIAALRCYTTLFAEIEEAIERADREGRRLGEMIGVRYGEAFAQRQPLRGDLL; this is translated from the coding sequence ATGGTAAGACGGATGGCGAGTCAGTATCTGGATAATCTGCCGGAAGTGGATGTGGCAGCGATGCTGGCACACCCGGGTACAGCAGAGTTCTATTGCGGAGGCACCATCGCCAAGCTGAGTCGCGCAGGAAAGCGGGTGGCGATTCTCGACCTCACCTCCGGGGAAGCGGGTTCGTTTTCACAATCAGACCTGAAGCTCGATGAGGCCGACCGCGCCGCAGCGACATTAGGCGTCGTGTGGCGCGGTTCCGCCGGGTTCCCGGATGGCCGGCTCGAAGACACCATCATGTCGCGCATGAGCGTCACCGGAGAAGTGAAACGGCTCAAGCCCAAGGTGCTGATTGCCACCCATTGGGAAGACCGCCATCCGGATTCGCTCGCCGCGAGCCTGTTGGTAGAGAATGCCGCCTATCTGGCGGGCTTGTCCAAACTCGATGACTATTTAGCCCCGCATCGCACGGAGCGAGTGGTCTTTGCCGGAGGCGCCTCGTCTGCCCCCTCTTTTGTGGTTGATGTGACGGAATTCTGGGACAAAAAGATAGCGGCGCTCCGGTGTTATACGACACTTTTTGCCGAGATTGAGGAGGCAATCGAGCGCGCAGACCGTGAGGGCCGGCGCTTGGGAGAAATGATCGGCGTCCGCTATGGGGAGGCCTTTGCACAGCGGCAACCGCTGCGCGGCGATCTGTTGTGA
- the tadA gene encoding tRNA adenosine(34) deaminase TadA codes for MRPSDEHWMQRAIALARHGEASGEVPVGAVLVGTKGELLAEAWNTPIAASDPTAHAEILAIRQAGKKIGNYRLDGATLYCTLEPCPMCAGALINARIERLVFGARDLRFGGVRSKFQIADSELLNHAVSVEEGILGAECTALLLEFFKSRR; via the coding sequence GTGAGACCCAGCGACGAGCATTGGATGCAGCGGGCGATTGCCCTCGCCAGACACGGCGAAGCCAGCGGCGAGGTGCCAGTCGGCGCGGTGCTGGTTGGCACAAAGGGAGAGTTGCTGGCAGAAGCGTGGAATACCCCCATTGCGGCCTCCGACCCCACCGCCCATGCCGAAATTCTGGCCATTCGGCAGGCTGGAAAGAAAATCGGCAACTACCGCCTGGATGGGGCAACGCTGTATTGCACGCTCGAACCCTGCCCGATGTGCGCCGGAGCCTTGATCAACGCCCGCATCGAACGCCTTGTTTTCGGCGCTCGCGATCTCCGTTTCGGGGGAGTACGCAGTAAATTCCAGATCGCCGACTCGGAATTGCTCAATCATGCCGTTTCTGTGGAGGAAGGCATTTTAGGAGCGGAATGCACTGCATTGCTACTGGAGTTTTTCAAATCGCGCCGGTAG
- the rimP gene encoding ribosome maturation factor RimP encodes MKSISSDRIQEIAEQVAQAAGLELVEARLLGGGKHRVVRLFIDKPEGVTHDDCQAVSHQMGDLLDAEEVLGDGAYTLEVSSPGVDRPLLKPKDYERFLGKKAKIQLREAIEKRKTFDGKLTAFDGERVTLEVAPDQTMVIALADIDKANLKYEW; translated from the coding sequence ATGAAATCAATCAGTTCAGACCGCATCCAAGAAATCGCCGAGCAGGTGGCACAAGCAGCTGGCCTCGAGTTAGTCGAAGCCCGTTTGCTGGGCGGCGGCAAGCACCGGGTTGTTCGCCTTTTCATCGACAAGCCGGAAGGCGTCACGCATGACGATTGCCAGGCAGTCTCGCACCAAATGGGCGATCTGCTCGATGCCGAAGAGGTGCTTGGCGACGGTGCTTACACTCTCGAAGTGAGTAGCCCGGGCGTTGACCGGCCACTCTTGAAGCCCAAAGATTATGAACGTTTCTTAGGCAAGAAGGCTAAGATCCAGTTGCGTGAAGCAATTGAGAAGCGTAAGACTTTCGATGGGAAACTTACTGCTTTCGACGGGGAGCGTGTAACGCTCGAAGTGGCGCCGGACCAGACGATGGTGATCGCGTTGGCTGACATCGACAAAGCCAACCTGAAGTACGAGTGGTAA